Genomic DNA from Corylus avellana chromosome ca4, CavTom2PMs-1.0:
cttcaagaaaaaagaaaaaagaaaaaagaaaaaagaaagatatgcACCTCATTTAAGAATGAAGCCTGGGGGCACAACTAAACACTCATGTAGATGAAAtgcttccaattttttttttcttggtatttGGAGGAACAAAAATCCATATCCTGTATTGAAATTGTTCTAAAAACCAGAGCCAACAGCATGAATCAATACATaaactaaaagttttatttcatGAAACGTCATAGTTTAATGTGCAGCAAATATAATTGAACCTGTTTCAAGTGCCCTATAGGACAGAACTGAAAGATTCGAGACATATGAACACTGCAACTATGAATGGCTGTCTGGTAATTGCTGCAtcttaacaataaaaaatcTGTGTCATGATATTTATCTTGTCCTTGATGCATCAAATACTTATACATAGTTGGAAATTTTGCacacatacaaaaaaataaataaaaatggaatGTGAATTAGCTAAACAATATTTCTTTCCTTGTATGTGTGTCTTGACCTTCCAGAGCTTCCTGATGGCAATATGTGCAATTGTCATGGCAACCTTTTCAACTGGGATTGATTCACAATCATTTCAGGTgagtttctatttcttatttgaTGTCACCAACCCTCAGAGTATGCAATAAGTTAGAAAATTCAGTCATTAGTCACGTCTAGTCAGCAAACTCTGCCATCTCTCCCTAAAAAGGCATTTTCAGTTGCACTGGTTACTCACTAAAAATGTAATCTATTAAAGTGAAAAGGTCAAACAActgcaatttgtttttggatgaataaacaGCTGCAACTTTGTTTCCACCATTTGCATGAGCTAGTTCAAAcaatttttcttacaaattttgttTGATTGTTGACAAAAGGCTGGAAACCATGTATTAGTGAAGTTCAATCAATATAGAAactggaaaacaaaaacagcATACAATTATATACTCAGGTTGtggtaaatcattttttttttttttggatatgaaTCCAACAAAATGAATCATGCAAAAGATATCATGTCGTCTTCTCTTTGTCAGCTACCCGAGGATAAATGTGAAATATCTGGGACATCCTTGGGGCAATCTAATCACTCCTTAAGAGTGAGCATTATTGCAATTATGTTTATCTGCCAAGATACTATGAgaattattgtttctttccagTTTCGCAAAGATAAAGTTCAACAGGAGGATGATATTCCTTACAAGTACGGATTTTTCCACCTGATATTCGCCTTTGGGGCCATGTACTTTGCCATGTTATTTATCAGTTGGAACCTAAATCACTCAGCCAGGAAGTAAAGAATCTAACTACTCATGCCTCCTGTCATTTAAATCTTTCAATCTACCATCTTTCATatcatattatgtatatatgcttATGCACTTCAGAACAATCAGGTGGAGCATAGATGTTGGCTGGGCAAGTACATGGGTGAAAATAGTCAACGAGTGGTTTGCAGCCACAATATACAGTAAGTAAATCCATGTAGATGAAATcctctactattttttttttcctgggcaaatacaacacaaaaaaagaaaagtcaatTGAAAGTACCTGATGCAATGCACTACAATTATGCAAGTAGATTCAAGGAAGATATAAACACCAATCTACCGTATATTCTTTTATTGGCAATCACCTTCAATAGCACTCGAAATTTGGTCATTCCACCAATGCCAGCTAAAGATTTGACATTAACTGCCATCATTCAAATTACAGTTCCTACTATATgtcattattattactattatatgTAAATTACATGTAGAAATTTAGCTTGGGAAAGAATGACAtacttattaaataaacaagagatagaatataaaaaatttggagcccggatttggaaaatttttgtgaaataatGATTGACGCCAtcattctttcctttctctcttctttgctTATTTACTAATCCATAGTATTTATGCAGTATGGACTTTGATCTCCCCGATTGTGATACAGAAAAAAGTCAGGGATCATGATGAGCCTGTGCAACAGACAGATGACTCGGCTCTGCCATGATTGGCAATGGAAAATGAAGcttcccccccacccccctccCTCCCAAACACCTACCTTTGACTTGCTTTAGCTTTTCTCCCTTATTGTATTGTAATAATTCTCTCTGCCTTTGTTATTCTTCAACCAACATAAAGGACAAATAAACATTCatgaaaagaaagcaaaaattaaGAGTGGCAATTCTTATTTGCGTGTTGGGTTTGAATCGTATTGATGCATGGGTTTAAGACTATCTATGTCAACTATAACCcgaaccatttaattaaacgagtcaagctCCTCAACCCTAATCCATTAAGTTCGTATAGGCAAGTCAAGAATTAGATACTTGGTGTTCATTTGCAAATTATATGTTATGAGGTGGTTTTGGTTTAGTTGTACCCACTGCACTGAAGTCAGCTTCCAAGAAAGAATATCAAATAAGATGCCCTAAAATGGAATGGTTCACACATTCTAATAACACCAGCACAAACCCAACCACTACACCACCTTACCATCACCACAACTCCATATTCATCTCTATATATACTATGGTTTATAGGCATCTCATATTCATCCAAAACCCCATATTCTTCTTGATCATAGAAGACCCAAAACACTTACCAATACGAGAAATTCAAGATGTCCAAAGGATCATCAACAGCTTCATTTTTCCTCACAATGCTAACTGCACTTGTGCATGTGGGGATGATCATGGCTGCGGTTGACCCCGCAGCGGCCACCGGAAAAGAACCCATTCTTGAACTATACATGCACGACATTCTTGGGGGCAATAGCCCTACAGCTAGGCCGATCACTGGCTTGCTAGGCAACATCTACAATGGTCAAGTGCCCTTTGCAAGGCCAATAGGTTTCATCCCCCCACAAGGTGGGGTTGCTATCCCCAATGCCAATGGTGCAATTCCAACTGTTAATGGTCTCAATGGCTTCCCTTTAGGGAGTGGCTTAGCTGGTGCAGGAAACGCAAACAATCAGAACCAACCTCAGATCCAACTGGGACCAGATGGACTGGGACTAGGGTTTGGAACCATCACCGTCATCGATGATGTGCTGACCTCTGCGCCCGAGTTGGGGTCACAGACAATCGGCAAAGCTCAAGGAGTTTACGTGGCGAGCTCGGCAGACGGAACTACACAGATGATGACGTTTACAGCCATGATTGAAGGAGGAGAAtatggtgatagcctcaacttcTATGGCATATACAAGATAGGAAGCGCCATGTCATACTTGTCAGTGACTGGCGGTACTGGCAAGTTCAAGAATGCAAGTGGTTTTGCCGAGGTGCGATCGCTCATACCACCTGGTCAACATGTCATGGATGGTGCAGAAACATTGCTGAGGATTACAGTGCATCTAAGCTACTAAGTATGGTGCGAAAATCTGAAGGGAAATGTGAAGTTTTTCTTGAAGGTGTGAACCTGGGCATGATGGTTTTTAAATTTGTCAATTTGGTTGAAGTTtgtcaaaattaattttcaagttGCTTCAGTTCTTGATTTGTAATACTgtcccaagaaaaaaaaaaataataataacaaaaaataaaaaaagagttgttCTGTTGAAATATGGTGGTGGCATGTGGATATAATCCTTGCAAATGTGTTCTCAGCCGtgcttttcaagaaataatGAAACAAAATGCCCCATGAAATGAAAAAGTCGAACATCAAAACCTATTGCACCAGCCCACATCAGTATATCTTTCAAGGTGAAATGCCACTGAGCAGAGAAACACTGgggcaacaaaacaaaaattaaaagggaaaacacAACATACATCCTTGTCAAGAAATGTAAATAATCTGGAGATTTCAGTAGcaactttaaatttttagtcAACTTATTAGTGGTTCTAAATTGCCTTTTTGGTTACAGTTGGAGCCGCAGCTTTGTTTTACAATGAATTCTACATTTCCCTCCGTGAAGAGTTTCCATAATCATCAACACCAGATAAAGATTGCAAATTTGCTGAGTAATTACTCAATTTCACCAATTCCAAAAGGTGAAAAGTAGTGTCTGCTTAATTTGATTTCCACTTAAAATGTGGTTTCCGAAACCTGTCATCCCTACAAGTCAGGCATGTTCCCGAAACCTTGCTCTCAGCTGGCCtgtattatgaagaaaaagaaaagaaaagcttaaATCTTATTTTAAACAGGGAATCATTTCTAGAAACTGATTCAATGGCGCTTGGCATGCTCAAGGTGAATCAGAGCAAAAGGTGCGGAATTGTTCCAGATTAGCCAAAACTATAGCAGTGATATGATTTTAAACTTTCCCCGTGACTCCTCCACACAACCAAAGAGACCAATGTTAAAGAGACTCTGCCACTTCAATCATTGGCAAACTCAACGAACATTGATGCGCACAcatccaatgaattttgagcCCATGACTTCATCCTTTACCCTATTTTTATGGAGAGAAGATGCATCATTTTGAGCTAAAACTCATGGATACTGCAATGCACACTCTTGTTTTTAGTGCTTTCAATGAAAATCTTTACTTATCAATGGAATAGGAAGCGTTGCCTATAACTAAAAACTTGTAGACTTACCGTTTGGTCTCCCAAGAGTTCCACAATATCAGCTTCATTACTAGTGTAGACAACCAGCAATTGCAGGGGGTTTGAAGTGCTCAACATATCATCAGCTTTGAACCAACGTTATCCCAGCACTCTGTTGCTGCTATTAACCAACCGTGAATCAGCAGCTAGGAAAATACTCCGAAATTTACACGGGTGGGGTGACAATCAATTCAAATTTGTTGTGAATAAAGTTTGGTGTGGAACCAGCATAGATGAGACCATGCTTCTGCATGCCATATGTAacttacttatttatttattttggttccCTTCTAAAAGATCAATAGCTTATACCTAAAACAAATCTAGAGGATTAGATGATCAACAACTAATACACCTAAAGCAAAAATAACTTCCCATAACTAACATTGCTTCAACAACTGCACCACCTTCTTCCAACAACTCCACCTTAAGCTGGTTATAAGAAGCAAGATCCATAGGCCACTTGCATAATCATCCATTAACCTTTAGTTTCAATCCTCAAGGATCCAATAACCCTTGGATATACACACACCAAGATGTTCAAGAAATCATCACCATCAATTTTCATTGCAATGCTAATTGCAACTGTGCACATGGCAAGAGTCATTGCTGCAGTTGATCCTGCAGCATCCAGCAAAGAAGAACCAGTGCTTGAGTTATACATGCATGACATTCTTGGAGGCAGTAGCCCTACAGCTAGGCCAATCACTGGCTTGTTAGGTAGCATCTACGACGGTCAAGTGCCCTTTGCGAAGCAGATAGGGTTTGACACTCCACAAAACGGGGTTGCCATCCCCAATGCCAATGGTGCCATTCCAACCGTTAATGGTGCCACTGGTCTCCCACTAGGAACTGGCTTAACTGGTACTGCTTTTGCAGGAAATCCAAATGATCAAAACCCACCTCAGATCCAATTGGGGCCTGATGGGTTGGGACTAGGCTTTGGAACGATCACCGTCATTGATGACATATTGACCTCCAGTCCGGATTTGGGATCACAAACACTGGGAAAAGCTCAAGGAGTTTATGTGGCAAGCTCTGCAGCTGGGACCACCCAGATGATGGCGTTTACGGCTATGATGGAAGGAGGGGAATATAATGACAGCCTAAACTTCTATGGAGTATACAAATTTGGGAGTACTGTTTCATATTTGTCAGTGACAGGAGGGACAGGCAAGTTTAAGAATGCTTATGGGGTTGCGGAAGTACGATCGCTGATACCTCCAGGTCAACATGTCACAGATGGTGCAGA
This window encodes:
- the LOC132180116 gene encoding dirigent protein 16-like; this encodes MSKGSSTASFFLTMLTALVHVGMIMAAVDPAAATGKEPILELYMHDILGGNSPTARPITGLLGNIYNGQVPFARPIGFIPPQGGVAIPNANGAIPTVNGLNGFPLGSGLAGAGNANNQNQPQIQLGPDGLGLGFGTITVIDDVLTSAPELGSQTIGKAQGVYVASSADGTTQMMTFTAMIEGGEYGDSLNFYGIYKIGSAMSYLSVTGGTGKFKNASGFAEVRSLIPPGQHVMDGAETLLRITVHLSY
- the LOC132179847 gene encoding dirigent protein 16-like, with protein sequence MFKKSSPSIFIAMLIATVHMARVIAAVDPAASSKEEPVLELYMHDILGGSSPTARPITGLLGSIYDGQVPFAKQIGFDTPQNGVAIPNANGAIPTVNGATGLPLGTGLTGTAFAGNPNDQNPPQIQLGPDGLGLGFGTITVIDDILTSSPDLGSQTLGKAQGVYVASSAAGTTQMMAFTAMMEGGEYNDSLNFYGVYKFGSTVSYLSVTGGTGKFKNAYGVAEVRSLIPPGQHVTDGAESLLRITVHLKY